In Acidobacteriota bacterium, one genomic interval encodes:
- a CDS encoding glycosyltransferase, producing MDAAQPSPRVSVILRTKDRPDLLAEALASLRAQTFRDFETVLVNDGGPLPEALLAPAPGRGLRVVVPPAPGGRTRALNAGLAAARGGWIAYLDDDDVYLPHHLAALEAARAAGARAAHTSVRQTRQERGADGSFHDGATITTYDRPLDAGRILLKNDVPLLALGHERALADAAGGFDPAFDLFEDWDFLIRLSRLVPVAHVPEVTAVYRVRAGSNVTETTPWGSPASQAARRRLYAKHAASTTPEAMVAFVDGVVGDLEAALGRESFLVGEYARAEAEANGARAALDAQAARAARLESELAATREDASRFREESATREQSLAVQNSHLRAELAKRDATLEQIYRSRVWRFFTPWWRLKERLRK from the coding sequence GTGGACGCCGCACAGCCGAGTCCGCGGGTGTCCGTCATCCTGCGCACGAAGGACCGCCCCGACCTCCTCGCCGAGGCGCTCGCGAGCCTCCGCGCGCAGACTTTCCGGGACTTCGAGACGGTCCTCGTGAACGACGGCGGGCCCCTGCCCGAGGCGCTCCTCGCGCCGGCGCCCGGCCGAGGGCTGCGTGTCGTCGTCCCGCCGGCGCCGGGGGGCCGCACGCGCGCGCTCAACGCGGGACTCGCGGCGGCCCGCGGGGGCTGGATCGCGTACCTCGACGACGACGACGTCTACCTGCCCCACCACCTCGCCGCGCTCGAGGCCGCGCGCGCCGCGGGAGCCCGTGCGGCGCACACGTCCGTCCGGCAGACGCGCCAGGAACGCGGCGCGGACGGCTCCTTTCACGACGGCGCGACGATCACGACGTACGACCGCCCGCTGGACGCGGGCCGCATCCTCCTGAAGAACGACGTCCCGCTCCTGGCGCTCGGCCACGAGCGCGCGCTCGCGGACGCAGCCGGGGGCTTCGACCCGGCGTTCGACCTCTTCGAGGACTGGGACTTCCTGATCCGCCTCTCGCGTCTCGTTCCGGTCGCCCACGTGCCCGAGGTGACAGCCGTCTACCGCGTCCGCGCGGGCTCGAACGTCACGGAGACGACTCCGTGGGGCTCTCCGGCCTCGCAGGCGGCGCGCCGGCGCCTCTACGCCAAGCACGCCGCGTCCACGACACCGGAGGCGATGGTGGCGTTCGTGGACGGCGTCGTCGGCGACCTCGAAGCAGCGCTCGGCCGTGAGAGCTTTCTCGTAGGGGAGTACGCGCGCGCCGAGGCGGAGGCGAACGGAGCGCGCGCCGCCCTCGACGCGCAGGCCGCGCGTGCCGCGCGGCTCGAGTCCGAGCTCGCGGCGACGCGTGAAGACGCAAGCCGCTTCCGCGAGGAATCCGCGACGCGCGAGCAGTCTCTCGCCGTCCAGAACAGCCACCTCCGCGCCGAGCTGGCCAAGCGCGACGCGACGCTCGAACAGATCTACCGGTCGCGCGTGTGGCGCTTCTTCACGCCGTGGTGGCGCCTGAAGGAACGGCTCCGCAAATGA
- a CDS encoding PIG-L family deacetylase, with protein sequence MISDELPDERALVPYEASRFDARRVLVLAPHPDDEVFGCGGALADLASRGATIDVLLVTDGAAGASDDAGRRAIAARRADESRAALALLGGGAVHEGGLPDRGLSGRANDLEGLVALWLAQAAPDVVFCPSPVETHPDHRAVAYALLAVARRPAQDPAAAALARATVAFFEVSQPFRPNFLVDVTPFLERKRKAVLAFASQAVERDYASFVDGLNAFRRMTLPARVAAAEAYAVFPGALLADPAAVLGALLPVGPRAPLGLRERLGVLFSGRLP encoded by the coding sequence GTGATCTCCGACGAGCTTCCGGACGAGCGCGCGCTCGTCCCGTACGAGGCGTCGCGCTTCGACGCGCGGCGCGTCCTCGTCCTCGCGCCGCACCCGGACGACGAGGTCTTCGGCTGCGGGGGAGCGCTCGCGGACCTCGCGTCGCGCGGCGCCACGATCGACGTCCTCCTCGTGACGGACGGAGCAGCGGGAGCTTCGGACGACGCGGGTCGCCGCGCGATCGCGGCACGGCGGGCGGACGAATCGCGCGCGGCGCTCGCGCTCCTCGGCGGCGGCGCCGTGCACGAGGGCGGCCTGCCGGACCGCGGCCTCAGCGGCCGGGCGAATGATCTCGAGGGCCTCGTCGCGCTCTGGCTCGCGCAGGCGGCGCCGGACGTCGTCTTCTGCCCCTCTCCGGTCGAGACACACCCCGACCACCGCGCGGTCGCGTACGCGCTCCTCGCCGTCGCCCGGCGCCCCGCGCAGGATCCCGCCGCGGCGGCGCTCGCGCGCGCCACGGTCGCGTTCTTCGAGGTCTCGCAGCCGTTCCGGCCGAACTTCCTCGTGGACGTCACGCCGTTCCTCGAGCGCAAGCGGAAGGCCGTCCTCGCCTTCGCTTCCCAGGCTGTCGAGCGCGACTACGCGTCCTTCGTCGACGGGCTGAACGCGTTCCGGCGCATGACGCTCCCGGCCCGGGTCGCGGCGGCCGAGGCCTACGCCGTGTTCCCGGGGGCGCTCCTGGCCGATCCTGCGGCCGTTCTGGGCGCCCTCCTGCCCGTGGGCCCGCGGGCGCCTCTGGGGCTCAGGGAGCGCCTCGGAGTCCTCTTCTCGGGACGCCTGCCCTGA
- a CDS encoding PEGA domain-containing protein — MRQNILPRALRRAGLFGALAFAGASLVLAPAALAQRGGGGGHGGGGGGGSHGGGGGGSSHGGGGGGGGHVSGGGSRGGGGGSYAAPRGGGGSYSGGARGGGSYSGGRSGGSYSGGRSGGSYSGSRGWTTHGSGTHQSASGGRYAAHPPARGNGYGHGSYPHRGYGGYRPYYPYWGWAGWGWGWGWGYAPYWSTWWWGGPWGGSSYYVAPESMAGGSVGVGVRQGRYAIVKTDVSPQEAQILLDGKYIGSADDFDGMPDFLYLGPGKYQLEFRMPNYMTYATELDVTAGQQVKIEEKLKLEPGKSALDAFPPESKGTPLGRVFTKGASASAEAAPRGDDGWSDGAASPSWREATDEERMDARVAPPPRPTNRGRIKFRVMPDDAAVYMDDKYLGAADDLAANARGIVAEPGTHTITVTRPGYKSRTVEVTARAGSPVDVIVELEK; from the coding sequence ATGCGTCAGAACATCCTTCCCCGCGCTCTTCGTAGGGCCGGCCTCTTCGGCGCCCTGGCGTTCGCCGGGGCTTCTCTCGTCCTCGCCCCGGCAGCGCTCGCGCAGAGAGGCGGCGGCGGCGGCCACGGCGGTGGTGGTGGCGGTGGCAGCCACGGCGGAGGTGGCGGCGGCAGCAGCCACGGTGGCGGCGGCGGTGGCGGTGGCCATGTGAGCGGCGGCGGCAGTCGCGGCGGTGGTGGCGGTTCGTACGCCGCGCCTCGCGGCGGTGGAGGCTCGTATTCGGGCGGCGCTCGCGGCGGCGGCTCGTACTCGGGTGGTCGCAGCGGTGGCTCGTACTCGGGCGGCCGCAGCGGTGGCTCGTACTCGGGCAGCCGCGGATGGACGACGCACGGGTCCGGAACACACCAGTCGGCGTCGGGCGGCCGTTATGCGGCACACCCGCCGGCCCGCGGCAACGGCTACGGACACGGCAGCTATCCCCATCGCGGCTACGGCGGCTATCGCCCGTACTACCCGTACTGGGGCTGGGCCGGCTGGGGCTGGGGTTGGGGCTGGGGCTATGCGCCCTACTGGTCCACGTGGTGGTGGGGCGGCCCGTGGGGCGGCTCGAGCTACTACGTCGCGCCGGAATCCATGGCCGGCGGCAGCGTCGGCGTCGGCGTTCGCCAGGGCCGGTACGCGATCGTCAAGACGGACGTGTCGCCTCAGGAAGCGCAGATTCTTCTGGACGGCAAGTACATCGGCTCGGCCGACGACTTCGACGGCATGCCGGACTTCCTCTATCTCGGGCCGGGCAAGTACCAGCTCGAGTTCCGCATGCCGAACTACATGACGTACGCGACCGAGCTCGACGTCACGGCCGGCCAGCAGGTGAAGATCGAGGAGAAGCTCAAGCTCGAGCCCGGCAAGAGCGCGCTCGACGCGTTCCCGCCGGAGAGCAAGGGCACGCCGCTCGGGCGCGTGTTCACGAAGGGCGCCTCGGCGTCCGCCGAAGCCGCGCCGCGCGGCGACGACGGCTGGAGCGACGGCGCCGCGTCGCCGTCGTGGCGCGAGGCCACGGACGAGGAGCGCATGGACGCGCGCGTCGCGCCGCCGCCGCGCCCGACGAACCGCGGGCGGATCAAGTTCCGCGTGATGCCGGACGACGCAGCCGTCTACATGGACGACAAGTACCTCGGCGCGGCCGACGACCTCGCGGCGAACGCGCGCGGCATCGTCGCCGAGCCCGGCACGCACACGATCACCGTGACGCGCCCCGGCTACAAGAGCAGGACCGTGGAGGTCACGGCGCGCGCCGGTTCACCGGTGGACGTCATCGTCGAGCTCGAGAAGTAA